The DNA region ATGAACGGAGCGAGAAGAAGAATTGGTCTTTCCATGGAGCGGGCATTGTACTTGCGCATGAGGATGGACAGGTTCTTGTACTCCAGAAAGGTCGGGATGTGAAGACGGAGGATATCCAGGTTTCCTTCACAAAGGAAGGTGCAGAATGGAGTGGAGTTACGAAGGATACCCATTATAGCAACTGGTTTGACGTCATTGTACCGGAGCAAAATGATTTCGTACTGGCCTGGTATGGAACCGACCTGACCAAGGAAGGCCAACAGAAACTGAAAGATGCAGGCATACCACCAGACTTCCCCGCACTTATTCGACATGATGACCATAATCGGTCTTATTATATGGCAGGAACATTCGGTGAGATGAAGCATTATTCGTTTTGGCGGCGCATTAAGGGATGGGAAGTACTGAGAAACAAGCTTACGCCGGATGAAAAGGGGATTCCGGACTTGTTTTACTGGAAAGTCTACGTACCCGTTATGAAGAAGATTTTGCAGGAAGTGCAGACAGGGCGACAACCCTGGCAATAGAAAAACCGTTTCAGGAAAAGGAAAGCCGGGATACATATAGAAGGGCTGTCTCGGTAGGGCTCCCGCTACGGGGAGGCGTGCCCGAACGGCTGCTCAGCGTCATGTGCCAAACTTTACAAGGTACCTAAGGAATCTACCGCATCTTAAATGACGGATTGTTAATACATGCTAATTTTAACGAACTTCAGTGACGCCATTTCAGTGCAAACACGGCTTCAGAGCTTAAAAAGCGGCGTAACCGATGACATAACGTCTTTGTGATTCGTTACATCTCAGGACGGTGCAAATGAGAGCGAATAACGTGTGCCAGGTTCGTTAGACCATAATAATGATAACAAGGGGCGCCCATCGTCATGCTTATGACTGATGGGACAGCCCCTCTTCACTTTGGTCTGTAGAAACGGGTTAGGCTTTGTGAAGGTGATGCAGCCCACTCAGAAAAGCGGCAATGGTCAGACGCAAGCTTTCGTCCGGGTCAAAGTCCATGCCGAAGCCGCCTTGCGCCCCCATAGAGGCGAAGCCATGACACAGGCTGCGCAAACCACGGACTGCATGCAATGCTTCCGCTTCGGTTAGCGGGTAGGGCTGCAGAATATGTAGCAGCACCTCCAACGCAGCTGTGCTGGCCGCAGCGAGCTGCGGTTCCTCGCGGTCCGGGGCATGAAATGAGGCTTCATACAGCCCCGGATGCTCTCGGACGAAGGCGATATATGCGGCAGCAACCGCTTGAATGGCTTCGTCGCCCGAGCGGTCAGCCGCTGCCGCGGTTAATGCGCGGCTGAGCTGCTGTACAGACATCAGCGCCAGTTCCTGGCGAAGCCCTGGAAGTCCGCTGATGTGGTTGTACAGCGACGGGGAGCGCACATCCAGCCGCTGGGCCAGGGCGGCCAGCGTCAGCGCATGGAATCCGTCGCTGTCGGCGAGCTGGGCGGCTGCGCTTAACAGAGCGCTGCGATCCAGACCCTGCCGCGGGCTCAAAGGCGCCCCCCGGCAGGGCTCAGCCGGTGCTCTGCGTCAGCCGCTGCTGCGAGCATGGCGGCCGCGGGCTGGCGCAGGAGTCGTCCGTGCCCTACAGCGAGCACGGACGGCTCCAGCTCAGCCAGGCGCTTGGCGCTGGCAAGAGCAAGTTCACGGTTCCAGGTCGCAAGCGCCGGGAACGGGAAGAGCGGGCGCAGGCGGCCGGATACGGCGAGACCGCCATGCAGCTGGTACGCGTCGCCAGCGATCAGCACGCGGCTGCGCGTATCCATGAAGGCCATGTGGCCAGGCGTATGGCCCGGAGTAGCAATGGCGACCAGGGAGCCGATCTGGTCGCCGTCATCCAGCAAGCGATCCGGCCGGGTTCGCACCGCTTTGGGCACACTGCCGCGCACAGGGGTCTGTGGCTCGCCGGGAAGCAGGGAAGCATCTCCGGCCAGCAGCGGGGCATCCCGTCTGGAGATGCAGACTTCGACATGGGGCAGAGTATCCTTAAGACCATCCAGTGCACCAACATGATCGCCATGAGCATGAGTCAGAATGATGCGGGTAATGGGTTTGCCGAGGGATTGTGCAGTAGCCAGAATCCCTTTGAGGCTGAATGGCATTCCGGTATCAATCAGGGTAAATCCATCCTCTTCTTCGACAAGATATACATTCACGGGGAAGAGGCGTGGAAGAAATGAAATTTGAATGACGGCATGTTCACGGGTGATTCGCATGATAAAACCCTCCTCAAAACTAATGATATTAGTAATATAACTAATACCATTAGTTTTTGCAATCCCTGTGTCGATATTCGTTTAGAACAGAAAAATTTAAAATAAAGATCCACTTGACAAAAAAAGCGTTTTCAAAATGACGATAACCGATTATAATAATCACGTAAGCCCTTTCATATGTCTATCTTATTGGAGCCTTTCGCGAAGCGATTGGCTCACTTTTTTGTTCTTTTTCATGGAAATACGACCCAAATTTGATGATATACGATCGACGAAAAGAGATTGTAATTCCTGCCTGTGTCGGGATAAATCAGGATTCCTAACCGACTGTTGGAGAGTGTTGACAAAGATAACTGTTATTCCTATAATAACAGTTATACTTGCCTTGGAATGAATTTTTATCGGTGGAATGTGCCGGGAAAGGAGTAAGTAATGAACAGCGAATTTACCATTGCTGTGCACTGTCTGGTCTTTCTGTCCATGAAGGATGAATGTATGGCCAATAGTGAAGACTTGTCTCAAAGTGTTGGTACACATCCAGCCAGAGTACGCAAGGTTCTTAGTGTTCTGAGGAAGAATGGATACCTGACCACCAAGGAAGGTGCCCACGGTGGATATTTGCTCAGTCGTCCGAGTAAGGACATCAAGCTTGGAGATTTGTACAGACTGGTAGCGGGCGGGTCACTTGGTCCCAGCTGGTGTTCGGGAGAATCCGGTTCAACATGCGTCGTTTCTTCCAATATGCAAGAAGTAATGGGAGGCATCTACGATGGAGGCGAACAAGCGTTGAGTGCTTATTTTGACCGCATATCCATTGAGGATGTGAAGCATCGTATCAGCAATGGGGAAGAATGTTCCTTGTCCAAGGAGCTTTTGTCCACAAAGGACAGATCATGACGGATAATACTGCTAACGCTTCTTCATGATCTGGCCTTGGACTGCTGCTGCTGGTTTGCTGGACAGGCTATAAGGGCGTTTGCTCCGGTTGTAAGATCCGTTGATGTTTCAGGCGATTCCGGGCATAACGTGAACACAGATGGAAGCGATCGTCTGCGCTGATGTTATTTTCGGAGGGTAAGTACTCGGTAGAGTTTGGCCTTGCGAACTTAAAAAAAATAAAAAAAGAACTTGGGAGTGGAACACATGTCCAGCATTGAAAACAATGAAACACTTCGTGTGATTAGCGAACGTCACGCTGTCAAAAAGTACGAAAAAGATTTTGTTATGCCTGAAGCAGATCTGAACGCGATCCTGACTGCCGCTTCCGAAGCACCGTCTTCATGGAATCTGCAGCACTGGAAATTCCTCGTGATCGAATCCGAAGCGGACAAAGCCAAGTTGCTGCCAATCGCTTACGGCCAAAGTCAAATCACAGACAGCTCCGTTACTATCGCCGTACTCGGAGATCTGGAAGCGAACCGCAACGCCGTGATTTATGATCAGGCTGTTGAAGCAGGTGCAATCCCGGCTGAAGTTCGTGACGCATTGGTTGGACAGATCAACAATGCCTACCAAAATCCGCAAATCGCCCGTGACGAAGCGATTCGCAATGCGTCTTTTGCTTCACAGAATATTATGCTTGCTGCACGTTCCCTGGGATATGATACTTGCCCAATGGGTGGTTACAACCCGCAACAATTGATCGAAACATTCAACATTCCATCACGTTACGTGCCAACGCTGTTGATTACTGTGGGTAAGGCAGCTCAACCAGCTCGTCCAGCAGGTCGTCTCCCGCTGTCTGAAGTTGTGGTTAAAGGATCGTTCTAAATCCTGATTGGAATACCGGTATATCGGTGTACAATTATATATAAGCCAGAAGATAAACAGAAACAGCCGCATGTTCCTCTTGAGGGAGCATGCGGCTGTTTTGTTTTGCTTTGAATGTGGTTCAGGGAGGATCAGCTACTCAGGCTCTCCCGTAGTCATTACTTTTCAGGTGTCTCGGGGATTTTCGGTGCATTGAAGTCTTCCATATACGCCTTGGCGTTATACATCATAACTGCAGCTTCAGCACGTGTAATGGTATCTTTCGGATTGAAATTTCCGTCCGCATCGAGCGTGTTAATCTTCAAGACAAGCGAGCGTTGAACAGCGCCTTGATATTCGGGAGTAAGCTCCTGTTCGTCCGTGATATCTACCGGTTTGATGTTAATCATCGGCAGACCACCTTTGGCTTCAATGCCCTGCATCAGGAACAGGGTGTACTGTTCACGGGTCAGTGCTTTGGATGGATCAATATCATCTGACATTTTGATTCCATTGTATTTGGCGCGGATAAAAGCATCGCTGTACCATACGCCATCTTTTACGTGGGAGAAGGAGTCACTCGGCAGCGGTTCTTTAACAAAACGAATGGTATCCAGATTCAGATCCAGTCCATCGGCAATGAGCTGTATGCCCTGAGCGGTGTTTAATTCCTGTTCCGGCTTGAACAAGCTGTCACTCACTCCCTTAATTAATCCATCCTGATGCAGGGATTCAATCTTGTCTGCTCCCGCAACGCCTTGAATATCGGTGAATCCCGCTTGAGCAGCGTGAATTGGAGCAGCGCTCAGAGAGAGTGTAAGTAAAGCTCCGGCGGTCAATGCAGCCAACTTATTATTTTTTTTCATTACAGATTCGCCTCACTTTTCCAGGGGTCATCCCTTTATATAAAAGCTATTTGTCCCTATAGACGACCCTTCCCTCAAAAAGGTTGC from Paenibacillus sp. JNUCC-31 includes:
- a CDS encoding nitroreductase family protein — encoded protein: MSSIENNETLRVISERHAVKKYEKDFVMPEADLNAILTAASEAPSSWNLQHWKFLVIESEADKAKLLPIAYGQSQITDSSVTIAVLGDLEANRNAVIYDQAVEAGAIPAEVRDALVGQINNAYQNPQIARDEAIRNASFASQNIMLAARSLGYDTCPMGGYNPQQLIETFNIPSRYVPTLLITVGKAAQPARPAGRLPLSEVVVKGSF
- a CDS encoding Rrf2 family transcriptional regulator, with protein sequence MNSEFTIAVHCLVFLSMKDECMANSEDLSQSVGTHPARVRKVLSVLRKNGYLTTKEGAHGGYLLSRPSKDIKLGDLYRLVAGGSLGPSWCSGESGSTCVVSSNMQEVMGGIYDGGEQALSAYFDRISIEDVKHRISNGEECSLSKELLSTKDRS
- a CDS encoding S-layer homology domain-containing protein, yielding MKKNNKLAALTAGALLTLSLSAAPIHAAQAGFTDIQGVAGADKIESLHQDGLIKGVSDSLFKPEQELNTAQGIQLIADGLDLNLDTIRFVKEPLPSDSFSHVKDGVWYSDAFIRAKYNGIKMSDDIDPSKALTREQYTLFLMQGIEAKGGLPMINIKPVDITDEQELTPEYQGAVQRSLVLKINTLDADGNFNPKDTITRAEAAVMMYNAKAYMEDFNAPKIPETPEK
- a CDS encoding MBL fold metallo-hydrolase → MRITREHAVIQISFLPRLFPVNVYLVEEEDGFTLIDTGMPFSLKGILATAQSLGKPITRIILTHAHGDHVGALDGLKDTLPHVEVCISRRDAPLLAGDASLLPGEPQTPVRGSVPKAVRTRPDRLLDDGDQIGSLVAIATPGHTPGHMAFMDTRSRVLIAGDAYQLHGGLAVSGRLRPLFPFPALATWNRELALASAKRLAELEPSVLAVGHGRLLRQPAAAMLAAAADAEHRLSPAGGRL
- a CDS encoding TetR-like C-terminal domain-containing protein; translated protein: MSPRQGLDRSALLSAAAQLADSDGFHALTLAALAQRLDVRSPSLYNHISGLPGLRQELALMSVQQLSRALTAAAADRSGDEAIQAVAAAYIAFVREHPGLYEASFHAPDREEPQLAAASTAALEVLLHILQPYPLTEAEALHAVRGLRSLCHGFASMGAQGGFGMDFDPDESLRLTIAAFLSGLHHLHKA